GCGTCGGGAACGCATGTCCGGCTGCACTGCGTCGTGCGTTCCCGGCGTACCTGGTCTGCGAATGTCTTGGTGTCGACATTTCAATTCCCCGGTTGGCCCGCCGTGCTCCTGTCGGATGCCGTGGCTGAGCCGTGTGGCCGTTCGATCGCGCGAAACCCTCGTTTCGCCCGGACGGATCGAATGCGCGTGGCGCAGTGTTGTTCTCGACCCGTCCGCCCCGTGACTTGGCGGCACGCTCAGGGTCGTGCAAGAGGCGGGCCAGCCTCATGTGAAAAGCCGTAGTCATGCGGGTTTTGACGCACCAGCCTTCCCCGTCGGCAACGGCCGACCCGCTCGGACGCGGCAAAGTGTTTCAAAAATGAAACGTCAGGCCGCGCGACAGGCAATTTCAATCGATCCATGTATTGCCGCGGATATGCGGGGGAATGGATTCAAATTAAAAGTTGATTTCCAATTTCCGTTTTTATTAGGGAAAAGCCGCACTTTTGATTTAAAGTATTACCCTTGAGCGGCACACGCGCCGCCACGGGTTTTCGCTGACAGGGAATGCGCCGATATCGCCTTCGTCTCCTTCGCTCATCGCGCCGGACAGGGTGGTCTGAAGCCCCGTCCGACAATGACTTTCGGTGTGCAAAGAAGATTGATGGAGGGCCCTTGTCGCCTAACTTGGATATTCAGGAAGTATTGCGTGCGAGCGTAAAAAATCGCCGCGTCAAAAAACAATTGAATCCGTAACATTTCTGAAACGCCAAAAATCATGGCGAAGAAAAAGTCGATTAATTACAGATAAACACCTAGTTGTATTTTTAAAAAGGTGTACCAACAATGCTCTGCATGAGGTGCCGCCATGCAACGCGTCTGTACGCGTCGGTGCACCGAGACCGCCCCAGGGGATCGCGCCCGATCGCGATGGAACATCGAGGCGGAAGCCACGACAACGATTCGGGGACCGGGACATGAAGACGAGCGACACGGGCGGCGTCGTGCACGCGCGCCAACCGTCGGGGAACGAACCGCGTCCACAGACAGCGCACTGGCTCACGCTCGAGCGTGTACGCCTGTATGCCGCCGTCGCGCTCGTGTGCCAGGTTATCGTCGGCATCTGCTGGATCGCGCACATTCACTTCGACACGACGGGCAAGCTCGATCCGCTCGCACTGGATTTCCTGCCGTTCTGGAGCGCGGCATGGATGGCCCTGCAGGGCCACGCCACCGACGCCTACAACGTGGTCGCGCTGACTCGGGTCGAGATCATGGCCGAGCCCGCCATGGCACAGGTCGACGGCATCATGCCCTGGCTTTATCCGCCCACGGTGCTGCTGTTCATACTGCCGCTCGCCTGGGTGCCGCTACGCGTGGCCTATCTATGCTTCGCGCTCGCCGGCCTGAGCCTGTTCGCATACGCTGCGCGCCGCATCGCACCGTGGCCGCAGGCCGTGCTGCCGATCGTTGCGTTCCCGGCCGTGGGACTCGTGATCGCCGCGGGTCAGGCCGCCCTGTCGACGGCCGGTCTCGCCGGCCTCGTGCTCGTGTTGTTGCGTCGGCGTCCCGCGCTGGCCGGTATCTGCGCCGGGCTGCTTTTCATGAAGCCACATCTGGCGCTGCTCTTTCCCCTGGCTTTCCTGTGCAGCCGCGCCTGGACGGCGCTGGCCGCGTGCCTGGCGACGGTCGTGCTCAGCGTGACCGCCAGCGTGGTGGTGTTCGGCCCCGAGACGGTGACGGCGTTCCTGCACGGCGTGCAAGGTGCGCAGGCTGCCGTGATCGCGGGGCGGGCGCAACTCTTTCGCATGCCGTCGGTTTTCATCATGGCGCATATGATGCACGCGCCGCTGTGGCTCGCGTGGACCCTGCACGGCGCCGTCGCCCTGTGGGCCGCCGCGCTGGTGGCCGACGCATGGCTGCGATGCGGCGCCTACGCGCTGCGCGCGGCGATCCTGCTCTCGGCCTCGCTGCTGATGAGTCCCTATGTCTACGACTACGATCTGGCATGGTTTGGAATCCTGATCGCCTGGCTGTGCGTGCATGGTCAGGCGCATGGCTGGCGCACCGGCGAGCGCGAATGGCTGGTGCTGCTTTGGCTCACGCCGCTGGCGGGACTGTTGATCGTTTCGTTCGTCGGCTTCCAGTTCATGCCGTTCATCACGATCGCCACCCTGGCCGGGGTGCGGCGCAGGCTACGTCTCGACAGCCCCCCCGGCGCTGCCTGCGTCATGGCCTCTGCGGCCACCCCGGAGGGTGACGGCATGCATGCGGTGTCGCCATGAACTGGCTGCGGATCAATCTGGCCACGGTGGCGCTCGCCGCCCTGGCGCTCGGCTGGCTCCGCATGAGCGTCGCGCCGGCGAGCCTCGCCATGCCGGGACTCGCCTGCCTGGCGCTGGCGTGCCTGTGGGCCGTCTACACGTGGCGCCGGCCCGATGCACGCATCGGCGCCGCAGCAGGCCACGTCATCGGCCTCGTCATCTTCACGCACGCCGCCGCCGCGCTCGACTACGCCGTGGTCGCCATCGGCGCGCCGCTTGTCGATCCTGTGCTGGCCGCCCTGGACGGGCATCTCGGATTCGACTGGACGGCATGGCACGCCATCGTGCGCGGCTCGCACACGTTCTCGCTCGTGCTGCAACTCGCCTATGACAGCGGCATGCCGCAGATCGCGCTGGTAGTTCTGCTGCTGTCGTTCACCGGACGCTTCGCCGACCTGCGCCGGTTCGCCAATGCAATGGCCGGCGCGTGTCTGGCGACCATCGCCATCTCGGGGCTCATCCCCGCGGCCGGCGCCTTCGTCCATTTCGGGGGCTCGCCGGGCGAACTGGCCGCGCTGTCGCATTTTGCGCCGCTGCGTGCCCACACCCTGACCGTGGTCGACCTGTCGGCCTTGCAGGGCCTGATCTCGATGCCGTCGTTCCATGCCGTCATGGCCGTGCTGCTCGCCTATGCGGTGCGCCGCTGCCGGGCGGCATTCGCCGTGCTCGCACCGCTCAATGCGCTGGTATTGCTCTCGACGCTCAGCGAAGGCGGCCACTATCTCGTCGACGTGCTCGCCGGGGTCGCCCTGGCTGCCGTCGCCATCCGACTGGCGTACCCGGCCGAGCCCGTGCATGAGCGCGGACGGGCTGCCACACGCCAGATTTCCGGGGAAACATCATGAACAGATCCATCTCCATCAAGCGCTTGTCCCTCGTGGTGCCGTGCTTCAACGAAAGCGAGTCGCTCGACGTCTTCTTCGCCACTGTCGTGCCGATTCTCGAGGCGCTGCCCGACACGCGCTTCGAGATCGTGTGCGTGAACGACGGCAGCACCGACGACACGCTCGCGCGCCTCATTGCGCACCGCCGCCGCGACGCGCGCATCCGCGTGCTCGACCTCACGCGCAATTTCGGCAAGGAAGCCGCGCTCACGGCCGGCATCGACGAGGCGCGCGGCGACGCAGTGATCCCCGTGGACGCCGACCTGCAGGATCCGCCGCAGTTGATCCCGCGCATGGTCGAGCTCTGGCGTGACGGCGCCGAAGTCGTCCTCGCGCAGCGCAGTAGCCGCGCCTGCGACTCGTGGGCCAAGCGCGTCGCGGCGGGCCTTTACTATCGCGTGCACAATCGACTCTCCGACGTGAAGCTGCCGGAGAACGTGGGCGACTACCGCCTCATGGACCGGCGCGTGGTCGAGGCGCTCAAGCGCCTGCCCGAGCGGCACCGCTTCATGAAGGGGTTGTTCGCCTGGGTCGGCTACCGCACCGCCGTGCTGCGCTACGAGCGACAGCCGCGTTGCGCGGGGAAGTCCAAGTTCTCCGGCTGGCGCCTGTGGAACTTCGCGCTCGAAGGCATCACGAGCTTCAGCTCGCTGCCGTTGCGCTGCTGGACCTACATCGGCCTGTCGATCGCGTTCGTGGCTTTCCTCTATGGCTCGTTCATCATCGGGCGCACGCTC
The Pandoraea pulmonicola DNA segment above includes these coding regions:
- a CDS encoding glycosyltransferase family 87 protein; the protein is MKTSDTGGVVHARQPSGNEPRPQTAHWLTLERVRLYAAVALVCQVIVGICWIAHIHFDTTGKLDPLALDFLPFWSAAWMALQGHATDAYNVVALTRVEIMAEPAMAQVDGIMPWLYPPTVLLFILPLAWVPLRVAYLCFALAGLSLFAYAARRIAPWPQAVLPIVAFPAVGLVIAAGQAALSTAGLAGLVLVLLRRRPALAGICAGLLFMKPHLALLFPLAFLCSRAWTALAACLATVVLSVTASVVVFGPETVTAFLHGVQGAQAAVIAGRAQLFRMPSVFIMAHMMHAPLWLAWTLHGAVALWAAALVADAWLRCGAYALRAAILLSASLLMSPYVYDYDLAWFGILIAWLCVHGQAHGWRTGEREWLVLLWLTPLAGLLIVSFVGFQFMPFITIATLAGVRRRLRLDSPPGAACVMASAATPEGDGMHAVSP
- a CDS encoding phosphatase PAP2 family protein, with protein sequence MNWLRINLATVALAALALGWLRMSVAPASLAMPGLACLALACLWAVYTWRRPDARIGAAAGHVIGLVIFTHAAAALDYAVVAIGAPLVDPVLAALDGHLGFDWTAWHAIVRGSHTFSLVLQLAYDSGMPQIALVVLLLSFTGRFADLRRFANAMAGACLATIAISGLIPAAGAFVHFGGSPGELAALSHFAPLRAHTLTVVDLSALQGLISMPSFHAVMAVLLAYAVRRCRAAFAVLAPLNALVLLSTLSEGGHYLVDVLAGVALAAVAIRLAYPAEPVHERGRAATRQISGETS
- a CDS encoding glycosyltransferase family 2 protein, producing MNRSISIKRLSLVVPCFNESESLDVFFATVVPILEALPDTRFEIVCVNDGSTDDTLARLIAHRRRDARIRVLDLTRNFGKEAALTAGIDEARGDAVIPVDADLQDPPQLIPRMVELWRDGAEVVLAQRSSRACDSWAKRVAAGLYYRVHNRLSDVKLPENVGDYRLMDRRVVEALKRLPERHRFMKGLFAWVGYRTAVLRYERQPRCAGKSKFSGWRLWNFALEGITSFSSLPLRCWTYIGLSIAFVAFLYGSFIIGRTLVLGIDVPGYASLLSVLLFFGGLQLIGIGVVGEYVGRIYDESKGRPVYLLRRRYEDSDKVSQLPLQSLQPGTRRAEKLHRVLSR